A window of the Mesotoga prima MesG1.Ag.4.2 genome harbors these coding sequences:
- a CDS encoding ABC-F family ATP-binding cassette domain-containing protein, whose protein sequence is MIELLQIKDLSISFDGFEVLRKVNLDLAAGETLALTGANGTGKTSLLRAVAGEITPLEGEILLQKDIAPFFVHQECDTFSGTVKEYLFGAKPEISRIYTELCRSSDPIVYAELINAFNDAGGFELEASISSTINKFGIGIDDLDFPYRNLSHGFKRILSVIRGALSGSKLLLLDEPTNHLDIEMTLKLEEIVSSLSESGVGIIVVSHDRTFIDRVAHKTVYLKRGIAISISGGYSEMLAFLEKDFLSRKKKCVEIDKKIRQLELDVARRKSWSDSREASKRLSSDKGHEGHMAAKLAKRALVVRKRKERLVQQLEQEKPFVEKPITIKIPQYEVPNRKMLNAERISFSYGKKNIFRELSLNVDTNERIGLIGPNGSGKTTLMRCLVGILKPVNGRIYRNDSVDWVFIPQDMTRHFKKKTPFEEISDVGLDEQTTRSHLANIGFRGDRALANAELISCGERMRLAILKAILSRVEFIFMDEPTNHLDIESLEMLDKLLNDFPGGFLFISHDRQFIAEHGEKIFTIEDDGLKSLDYTKDIDIDSFTETKRNLTDSYEQSITRRKSGDSWSEFLQ, encoded by the coding sequence GTGATCGAATTGCTTCAGATAAAAGACCTTTCCATTTCGTTCGATGGTTTTGAAGTATTAAGAAAAGTGAATCTGGATCTTGCCGCAGGGGAGACTCTCGCCTTGACGGGAGCGAATGGAACTGGTAAGACAAGTCTCCTGAGAGCAGTTGCCGGCGAGATAACCCCTTTGGAAGGAGAGATTTTACTTCAAAAGGATATTGCCCCATTTTTCGTTCATCAGGAGTGTGACACTTTCTCCGGCACGGTGAAGGAGTATCTTTTCGGCGCGAAACCAGAAATCTCCAGGATTTACACCGAACTGTGTCGCTCTTCAGATCCAATTGTTTACGCAGAACTAATAAATGCTTTTAACGATGCCGGAGGCTTTGAGTTGGAAGCCTCGATTTCCTCTACAATAAATAAATTTGGAATAGGCATCGATGATCTAGACTTTCCGTATAGGAATCTATCTCATGGATTTAAAAGGATACTTTCCGTAATCAGAGGAGCTCTCTCCGGCTCCAAACTTCTTTTGCTGGATGAGCCGACAAATCATCTTGACATCGAAATGACTTTGAAGCTCGAAGAGATAGTAAGTTCTCTTAGTGAAAGTGGTGTGGGAATAATTGTTGTAAGCCACGATAGAACTTTCATTGATCGGGTCGCCCATAAAACAGTCTATTTGAAGCGGGGAATAGCAATATCCATAAGCGGCGGTTATTCCGAGATGCTGGCCTTCTTAGAAAAGGATTTTCTTTCGAGAAAAAAGAAGTGCGTAGAAATAGACAAGAAAATCCGTCAGCTTGAACTCGATGTGGCCAGGAGGAAAAGCTGGTCTGATTCAAGAGAGGCTTCAAAAAGACTTTCGTCGGATAAGGGGCATGAAGGTCACATGGCGGCTAAACTTGCAAAGCGCGCACTTGTTGTCCGGAAAAGGAAGGAGAGATTAGTCCAACAACTAGAACAGGAAAAACCATTCGTCGAGAAACCTATAACCATCAAGATTCCCCAGTACGAAGTGCCTAATAGAAAAATGCTTAATGCCGAGAGGATATCATTCTCATACGGAAAGAAAAACATCTTTAGGGAACTCTCGTTAAACGTCGATACTAATGAGAGAATAGGGCTAATCGGTCCCAACGGTTCAGGAAAGACAACTCTCATGAGATGTCTTGTAGGTATTCTGAAGCCGGTAAATGGCAGAATTTACAGAAACGACAGTGTCGATTGGGTATTTATTCCACAGGATATGACGCGCCACTTCAAAAAGAAAACTCCCTTTGAAGAGATCTCCGATGTCGGGCTGGATGAACAGACAACCAGAAGCCATCTGGCAAATATCGGATTCAGGGGCGACAGAGCACTGGCAAATGCTGAATTGATAAGCTGCGGAGAACGCATGAGGCTTGCCATATTGAAAGCCATCCTTTCACGAGTAGAATTTATCTTCATGGATGAACCGACGAATCATCTAGATATTGAATCTCTTGAAATGCTCGACAAACTTCTGAATGATTTTCCAGGAGGGTTCCTCTTCATTAGTCATGATCGGCAGTTCATTGCGGAACATGGTGAAAAGATCTTTACCATTGAAGACGATGGATTGAAGAGTCTTGATTACACTAAAGATATCGACATCGATTCTTTTACTGAAACAAAGCGAAATCTTACCGATTCTTATGAACAATCGATAACTAGAAGAAAGAGTGGGGATAGCTGGTCTGAGTTTCTACAGTAA
- a CDS encoding MFS transporter, with the protein MTELMESNIKKNYVFSFLMNFRLSNGLWMIYMASRGMSLTQIGFLEGIFHVTSLMMEVPTGSVADLFGRKLSRSIGRCLSLVSILVLIGATSFFHFTIFMVLAALSYNLESGSGEALVYDSLKYLKAENNFISVLGRQEAIFQVSSVVALLIGGFLGTYSYHYAFWASSGIIAFSVVYSLSFTEPPILESVGRNSKTFRGFLKQIVDSFSLIARDRKVAFLIFFVQTILAFSACIFFYIQNYWKGLGRTEFQIGIYLAAGSFLAGLVAMKVQRLSHLLKEKKVLIILPLISVASMWGVALCSNKLPFFMVVAMIEAMLFVAGNDYINKLIPSRSRATIISFASMMYSLVMIIFFPIFGRIADTISFGVAFVSLAVMASCLYVLSMYLLKKIG; encoded by the coding sequence ATGACAGAACTCATGGAAAGCAACATAAAGAAAAACTACGTATTCTCCTTTCTTATGAATTTCAGGTTATCAAATGGCCTCTGGATGATATACATGGCCTCCAGAGGAATGAGTTTGACGCAGATCGGCTTCCTTGAAGGAATATTCCACGTGACCTCTTTGATGATGGAGGTCCCTACCGGGTCTGTAGCAGACTTGTTCGGAAGAAAACTCAGCAGAAGTATCGGGAGGTGTCTCTCTCTTGTGAGTATTCTGGTGTTGATCGGTGCGACAAGCTTCTTTCATTTCACCATTTTCATGGTACTCGCTGCACTTTCGTATAACCTGGAATCGGGTTCTGGAGAGGCTCTTGTATATGATTCTCTCAAATATCTGAAAGCAGAAAACAATTTTATATCGGTGCTTGGAAGGCAGGAGGCAATATTTCAAGTGTCTTCAGTTGTGGCGCTTCTGATCGGCGGGTTCCTGGGAACGTACAGTTATCACTATGCATTTTGGGCTTCCTCCGGGATCATCGCATTTTCGGTGGTCTATTCTCTTTCGTTCACAGAACCACCAATCCTTGAATCGGTGGGCCGTAATTCAAAAACTTTCCGGGGCTTCTTGAAGCAGATTGTTGACAGCTTCTCACTAATCGCCAGAGATAGAAAGGTTGCATTTCTTATCTTTTTTGTTCAGACTATACTGGCATTCAGCGCCTGCATATTCTTTTACATTCAGAATTACTGGAAAGGACTTGGCCGCACGGAGTTTCAGATTGGCATATACCTCGCGGCCGGGTCGTTTCTAGCGGGATTAGTGGCCATGAAGGTTCAGAGGCTATCTCACCTGCTGAAGGAGAAGAAAGTCCTAATCATACTGCCTCTTATTTCCGTCGCATCTATGTGGGGTGTGGCGCTTTGTTCAAACAAGTTACCTTTCTTCATGGTTGTAGCAATGATTGAAGCTATGTTGTTTGTAGCGGGTAACGACTACATAAATAAGCTGATTCCATCCAGGAGCAGGGCAACGATAATATCCTTTGCAAGTATGATGTATAGCTTAGTAATGATAATCTTCTTCCCCATCTTCGGAAGAATCGCTGACACAATCTCGTTTGGAGTTGCTTTTGTCTCACTGGCTGTAATGGCAAGCTGTCTTTATGTGCTTAGTATGTATCTACTCAAGAAGATCGGATGA